From a region of the Synechococcus sp. PCC 7502 genome:
- a CDS encoding universal stress protein, whose translation MTPNRRGKHKIFIGMSPGVGKTYKMLEEGHRLLSEGVDVVIGLLETHNREETANKAIGLELIPRQQVPWQGITLPEMDTKAILARQPQLVLVDELAHTNVPGSEREKRYQDVEVILAAGIDVYSTVNIQHIESLNDTVAKITGVIVRERIPDRILEAADEIIVVDVTPETLQERLKDGKIYAPDKIDQSLNNFFQRHHLIALRELALREIADNIDAEGIEEESPQNNFYNVQERVLVCVSTYPNSLQLLRRGARICTYMHGQLYVLFVEDPDRFLTKSETLHIENCQRLCQDFKGEFIRVREYNIAKAITQTAQKHRITQIVMGESQKSRWQMLLKGSLTQTILRQLKNVDIHIISTSDRP comes from the coding sequence ATGACTCCTAATCGACGTGGTAAGCATAAAATCTTTATTGGTATGAGTCCGGGTGTAGGCAAGACCTATAAAATGCTGGAGGAAGGACATCGTCTGCTTTCGGAAGGAGTGGATGTAGTAATTGGACTCTTAGAAACTCACAATCGGGAAGAAACCGCTAACAAGGCAATTGGACTGGAACTAATTCCCCGCCAACAGGTGCCATGGCAAGGCATAACCCTACCAGAAATGGATACCAAGGCTATTTTGGCACGTCAACCTCAGCTTGTTTTGGTGGATGAACTGGCACATACCAATGTTCCCGGCTCAGAACGAGAAAAACGCTATCAGGATGTAGAAGTAATACTAGCGGCAGGCATAGATGTATATTCCACTGTAAATATCCAACATATTGAAAGTCTGAACGATACTGTGGCAAAAATTACAGGAGTCATAGTACGAGAACGGATTCCCGATCGCATTCTCGAAGCCGCCGATGAAATTATAGTCGTAGATGTCACACCCGAAACTCTACAGGAACGACTCAAGGACGGCAAAATCTATGCACCTGATAAAATTGATCAGTCGCTAAATAACTTCTTTCAACGTCACCACTTAATTGCGCTCAGGGAGTTGGCACTAAGGGAAATCGCTGACAATATTGATGCGGAAGGCATAGAAGAGGAAAGTCCTCAAAATAACTTTTATAATGTTCAAGAACGAGTTTTAGTCTGTGTTTCTACTTACCCAAATTCTTTACAACTCCTACGGCGGGGGGCAAGAATCTGTACCTATATGCACGGACAACTTTATGTGCTGTTTGTGGAAGACCCCGATCGCTTTTTAACTAAATCTGAAACTCTACATATCGAAAACTGTCAAAGGCTTTGCCAAGATTTTAAGGGTGAGTTTATTAGAGTGAGGGAATATAACATCGCTAAGGCAATCACTCAAACTGCCCAAAAACATCGGATTACGCAAATAGTAATGGGGGAAAGCCAAAAATCACGATGGCAAATGCTCTTAAAAGGTTCATTAACCCAAACAATTCTCCGCCAACTAAAAAATGTGGATATTCATATCATCTCCACTAGCGATCGCCCTTAG